The following proteins are co-located in the Rhodococcus opacus B4 genome:
- the hisD gene encoding histidinol dehydrogenase, with translation MLARTDLRGRTPSTAELRAALPRGGVDVDAVLHQVRPVVEAVRERGADAALEFSEKFDGVRPAQVRVPQSELDRALHELDPAVRAALEVAIERTRKVHADQRRTDTTTEVVPGGTVTERWVPVDRVGLYVPGGNAVYPSSVVMNVVPAQAAGVRSLVVASPPQSGFGGLPHPTILAAAALLGVDEVWAVGGGQAVALLTYGGTDTDGAELAPVDLITGPGNIYVTAAKRLCRGLVGIDAEAGPTEIAILADHTADPVHVAADMISQAEHDVMAASVLVTSSVELADAVDTALAAQLQITKHRERVTAALSGTQSGTVLVSDVEAGLRVVNAYAAEHLEIQTENATAVAGKVTSAGAVFVGPWAPVSLGDYCAGSNHVLPTAGCARHSSGLSVQTFLRGIHVVDYSESALKEVSGHVITLANAEDLPAHGEAVRLRFEALR, from the coding sequence ATGCTCGCCCGCACCGACCTTCGTGGTCGTACCCCTTCCACGGCCGAACTTCGCGCCGCACTTCCTCGAGGTGGAGTGGATGTGGACGCGGTCCTGCATCAGGTTCGCCCCGTCGTCGAGGCGGTCCGTGAGCGCGGCGCCGACGCGGCCCTCGAATTCAGCGAGAAGTTCGACGGCGTCCGTCCCGCGCAGGTGCGGGTACCGCAGTCCGAGTTGGACCGCGCCCTCCACGAACTCGACCCGGCCGTCCGCGCCGCCCTCGAGGTCGCGATCGAACGCACCCGCAAGGTGCACGCCGACCAGCGCCGCACCGATACCACCACCGAGGTAGTCCCGGGCGGCACCGTCACCGAACGGTGGGTGCCGGTCGACCGCGTCGGGCTGTACGTCCCGGGCGGCAACGCCGTCTACCCGTCCAGCGTCGTGATGAACGTGGTGCCCGCGCAGGCCGCCGGTGTCCGCTCGCTCGTGGTGGCGTCGCCGCCGCAGTCCGGGTTCGGTGGTCTGCCGCACCCGACCATCCTCGCCGCGGCCGCCCTGCTGGGCGTCGATGAAGTGTGGGCCGTCGGCGGCGGTCAGGCCGTCGCCCTGCTCACCTACGGCGGCACGGACACGGACGGCGCCGAACTCGCCCCCGTCGACCTCATCACCGGCCCCGGCAACATCTACGTCACCGCCGCCAAGCGCCTCTGCCGCGGCCTCGTCGGCATCGATGCCGAGGCCGGCCCCACCGAGATCGCGATCCTCGCCGACCACACGGCCGACCCGGTGCACGTCGCCGCCGACATGATCAGCCAGGCCGAACACGACGTGATGGCCGCGAGCGTGCTCGTCACCAGCAGCGTCGAACTCGCGGACGCCGTCGACACGGCGCTGGCCGCGCAACTCCAGATCACCAAGCACCGGGAACGCGTCACCGCCGCGCTGTCCGGCACGCAGTCGGGCACCGTCCTGGTCTCCGACGTCGAGGCCGGACTGCGGGTTGTCAACGCGTACGCCGCCGAGCACCTCGAGATCCAGACCGAGAACGCCACCGCCGTCGCCGGGAAGGTGACCAGTGCGGGCGCGGTGTTCGTCGGCCCGTGGGCGCCGGTCAGCCTCGGCGACTACTGCGCAGGGTCCAACCACGTCCTGCCCACGGCGGGTTGCGCCCGGCACTCCTCGGGGCTGAGCGTGCAGACGTTCCTGCGCGGCATCCACGTGGTCGACTACTCCGAATCCGCGCTGAAGGAGGTCTCCGGCCACGTCATCACCCTCGCGAACGCCGAGGACCTGCCCGCACACGGTGAGGCCGTGCGGCTGCGGTTCGAGGCGCTGCGGTGA
- a CDS encoding acyl-CoA dehydrogenase family protein — protein MVDTSAPKVTEEEARAVAEEARESGWDKPSFAKELFLGRFRLDLVHPFPRPAAEDAAKAEEFLVRLRAYCEEMDGSVIESQSRIPDEYVRGLADLGCFGLKISEEYGGLGLSQVAYNRALMLVASVHPSLGALLSAHQSIGVPEPLKLAGTPEQKREFLPRCARGAISAFLLTEPDVGSDPARLASSAIPIEGGAAYELDGVKLWTTNGVVAELLVVMARVPKSEGHRGGISAFVVEADTPGITVERRNAFMGLHGIENGVTRMYKVRVPRENLIGREGDGLKIALTTLNAGRLAIPAMCAGAGKWSLKIAREWSGVRVQWGKAIAEHAAVANKLSFMAATTYALEAVVDLSAQMNDEGRNDIRIEAALAKLWSSEMACVISDELIQVRGGRGYETAASLAARGERAVPVEQLDRDLRINRIFEGSSEIMRLLVAREAVDAHLTAAGDLADPHADTGAKARAAAKASGFYAKWLPQLVAGKGQVPTSFGEFGVLAKHLRFVERHSRKLARSTFYGMARWQAALEKQQGFLGRVVDIGAELFAMSATCVKAEMQREENEAEGAAAYELADVFCRQAALRVEKLFDGLWHNTDDADKQVAHSILEGRYAWLERGVVDPSEGTGPWITEWTPGASTEENLARRFLESTRL, from the coding sequence ATGGTCGACACCTCAGCTCCGAAGGTCACCGAAGAAGAAGCACGAGCGGTCGCAGAGGAGGCGAGGGAGTCCGGCTGGGACAAACCCTCCTTCGCGAAAGAACTGTTTCTGGGACGGTTCCGGCTGGATCTGGTTCATCCCTTCCCACGGCCGGCTGCCGAGGACGCCGCCAAGGCCGAGGAATTCCTCGTCCGCCTCCGCGCATACTGCGAGGAGATGGACGGCAGCGTCATCGAATCCCAGTCCCGCATTCCCGACGAATACGTCCGCGGCCTCGCCGACCTCGGATGCTTCGGCCTGAAGATCTCGGAGGAGTACGGCGGCCTCGGACTCTCGCAGGTCGCGTACAACCGGGCGCTGATGCTCGTCGCGTCGGTGCACCCGAGCCTCGGCGCGCTGCTGTCGGCCCATCAGTCGATCGGCGTCCCCGAACCACTCAAACTGGCCGGCACCCCCGAGCAGAAGCGCGAGTTCCTGCCGCGCTGCGCCCGCGGCGCCATCTCCGCCTTCCTCCTCACCGAACCCGACGTCGGTTCCGACCCGGCGCGGCTGGCGTCCTCCGCGATTCCCATCGAGGGCGGTGCCGCCTACGAACTGGACGGCGTGAAGCTGTGGACGACCAACGGCGTCGTCGCGGAACTGCTCGTCGTCATGGCGCGGGTACCGAAGAGCGAGGGTCATCGCGGCGGCATCTCCGCCTTCGTCGTCGAGGCGGATACCCCGGGCATCACCGTCGAACGGCGCAACGCGTTCATGGGTCTGCACGGGATCGAGAACGGTGTCACCCGCATGTACAAGGTGCGCGTTCCGCGGGAGAACCTGATCGGACGGGAAGGCGACGGACTCAAGATCGCACTCACCACGCTCAACGCCGGCCGGCTGGCGATCCCGGCGATGTGCGCGGGCGCAGGCAAGTGGTCGCTGAAGATCGCCCGCGAATGGTCCGGTGTGCGCGTCCAGTGGGGCAAAGCAATCGCCGAGCATGCGGCCGTCGCCAACAAGCTGTCGTTCATGGCCGCGACCACCTACGCGCTCGAGGCCGTGGTGGACCTGTCCGCGCAGATGAACGACGAGGGTCGCAACGACATCCGGATCGAGGCGGCGCTCGCCAAGCTGTGGTCGTCGGAGATGGCCTGCGTCATCTCCGACGAGCTGATCCAGGTCCGCGGCGGTCGCGGATACGAGACGGCGGCGTCGCTGGCCGCCCGGGGTGAACGTGCGGTGCCGGTCGAACAACTGGACCGCGACCTGCGCATCAACCGGATCTTCGAGGGGTCGAGCGAGATCATGCGACTGCTGGTCGCGCGCGAGGCGGTGGACGCGCACCTCACGGCGGCGGGCGATCTCGCCGACCCGCACGCCGACACCGGTGCGAAGGCCCGGGCGGCGGCCAAGGCGAGCGGCTTCTACGCGAAGTGGCTGCCGCAACTCGTGGCGGGCAAGGGGCAGGTGCCGACGTCGTTCGGCGAATTCGGCGTCCTGGCCAAGCACCTGCGTTTCGTCGAACGGCACTCCCGCAAGCTGGCCCGCTCCACGTTCTACGGGATGGCGCGGTGGCAGGCTGCCCTGGAGAAGCAGCAGGGCTTCCTCGGCCGGGTCGTCGACATCGGCGCCGAACTGTTCGCGATGTCCGCCACGTGCGTCAAGGCGGAGATGCAGCGGGAGGAGAACGAGGCCGAGGGCGCCGCGGCCTACGAACTCGCCGACGTGTTCTGCCGTCAGGCGGCGCTACGGGTCGAGAAGCTGTTCGACGGCCTGTGGCACAACACCGACGACGCAGACAAGCAGGTCGCGCACTCGATCCTCGAGGGACGGTACGCGTGGCTGGAGCGGGGGGTGGTCGACCCCAGCGAAGGCACCGGTCCGTGGATCACAGAGTGGACGCCCGGCGCCTCGACCGAGGAGAACCTGGCGAGGAGGTTCCTGGAGTCCACCCGCCTCTAG
- a CDS encoding glycoside hydrolase family 1 protein: MRTPTRLLGAGAVLLCLLSPAAGVHAAPLPDDFLWGVATSGFQSEGSSPDSNWRRYSGSGRTRDAIGDSVDFRHRYPEDIARAADLGVDVFRFGVEWARVEPAPGVWDETELRYYDDVVREITSRGMTPMITLDHWVYPGWVADRGGWANPETVDDWLANAQKVIERYAGAGALWITINEPTVYVQKELTFGGIGPDRAPQMLDRLVEVHRRAYDLIHEIDPGARVSSNLAYVPAAMDALDATFVDRVRDKLDFLGIDYYYGLSLDNVTAVNAVTDAFYDISPQPDGIYHALMRYTRTFPGLPLYVVENGMPTDDGAPRADGYTRSDHLRDHLYWMERARADGAPVIGYNYWSITDNYEWGTFRPRFGLFTVDALTDPTLTRRPTDAVATYRDLVANGLPPGYEPGRSAAVCSLVDPPLSCTNPP, encoded by the coding sequence GTGCGGACTCCCACGCGACTCCTGGGCGCCGGCGCGGTCCTGCTGTGCTTGCTGAGCCCCGCCGCCGGGGTGCATGCCGCCCCTCTCCCGGACGACTTCCTGTGGGGCGTTGCCACGTCCGGGTTCCAGTCGGAGGGTTCCTCCCCGGACAGCAATTGGCGGCGGTATTCCGGCTCCGGCCGCACCCGCGACGCGATCGGCGACTCGGTCGACTTCCGGCACCGGTACCCCGAGGACATCGCGCGCGCCGCGGACCTGGGTGTCGACGTGTTCCGCTTCGGGGTCGAGTGGGCCCGGGTGGAGCCGGCGCCGGGCGTGTGGGACGAGACCGAGCTGCGGTACTACGACGACGTCGTCCGCGAGATCACCAGCCGCGGGATGACCCCGATGATCACGCTCGACCACTGGGTGTACCCGGGGTGGGTCGCCGACCGGGGCGGGTGGGCGAACCCCGAGACCGTCGACGACTGGCTCGCGAACGCGCAGAAAGTGATCGAACGCTACGCCGGTGCCGGGGCGCTCTGGATCACGATTAACGAGCCGACCGTGTACGTGCAGAAGGAGCTGACGTTCGGCGGCATCGGCCCCGACCGGGCGCCACAGATGCTCGACCGGCTCGTCGAGGTCCACCGCCGCGCGTACGACCTGATCCACGAGATCGATCCGGGCGCCCGGGTCAGCAGCAACCTCGCCTACGTCCCGGCGGCCATGGACGCGCTCGACGCCACGTTCGTCGACCGCGTCCGGGACAAGCTCGACTTCCTCGGTATCGACTACTACTACGGTCTCTCCCTCGACAACGTCACCGCGGTGAACGCGGTCACCGACGCCTTCTACGACATCAGTCCCCAGCCGGACGGCATCTACCACGCCCTGATGCGGTACACCCGCACGTTCCCGGGACTGCCGCTGTACGTCGTGGAGAACGGCATGCCCACCGACGACGGCGCACCGCGAGCGGACGGCTACACCCGGTCCGATCATCTCCGCGATCACCTCTACTGGATGGAGCGGGCGCGGGCGGACGGCGCACCGGTGATCGGGTACAACTACTGGTCGATCACCGACAACTACGAGTGGGGCACGTTCCGTCCCCGGTTCGGCCTGTTCACCGTCGACGCGCTGACCGATCCCACCCTCACCCGGCGCCCGACCGATGCGGTCGCGACCTACCGGGACCTCGTCGCGAACGGGCTCCCGCCCGGCTACGAACCCGGCCGCAGCGCGGCGGTCTGCTCTCTCGTCGATCCGCCCCTCAGCTGCACGAATCCTCCATAA
- a CDS encoding LysE family transporter — protein sequence MSWQMWCAVLGASCVISLSPGAGAIASMATGMRFGLRRGYWNIAGLQLGLLLQIAVVAAGLGALLANSTLAFTVIKWFGVAYLVYLGVRQWRASATDVSGVDGDVAETSGPAMTLRGFLVNASNPKAVVFMLAVLPQFITPSAPLLPQYLIIAATMVAVDVAVMTGYTGLAAKVLRLMRSPRQQRATNRTFSGLFFVAATFLATIRRAV from the coding sequence GTGTCGTGGCAGATGTGGTGTGCAGTGCTCGGAGCGTCGTGCGTGATCAGTCTGTCGCCGGGGGCGGGCGCGATCGCGTCGATGGCCACCGGAATGCGGTTCGGGCTGCGGCGCGGCTACTGGAACATCGCCGGTCTCCAGCTGGGGTTGCTGCTGCAGATCGCGGTCGTCGCCGCGGGGCTCGGGGCGCTGCTCGCGAACTCGACCCTCGCGTTCACGGTGATCAAGTGGTTCGGCGTCGCGTACCTGGTGTATCTCGGCGTCCGGCAATGGCGGGCGAGCGCGACCGACGTGTCCGGCGTCGACGGCGACGTCGCCGAGACCAGTGGGCCCGCGATGACGCTGCGCGGCTTCCTGGTCAACGCCAGCAACCCGAAGGCCGTCGTCTTCATGCTGGCGGTGCTCCCGCAGTTCATCACCCCGTCGGCGCCGCTGCTCCCCCAGTACCTGATCATCGCCGCCACCATGGTCGCGGTCGACGTCGCCGTCATGACCGGCTACACCGGGCTGGCGGCGAAGGTCCTGCGGCTGATGCGCTCCCCGCGCCAGCAGCGGGCCACCAACCGCACGTTCTCGGGGTTGTTCTTCGTCGCGGCCACGTTCCTGGCGACGATTCGCCGTGCCGTCTGA
- the nadC gene encoding carboxylating nicotinate-nucleotide diphosphorylase has product MADHALPDGLDSGEVRALVRLALDEDLRYGPDVTSSSTVPADAVAKASVVSRAHGTVAGLDVGLLVLDEVIGAGRYEVLDRVADGTRITPGRAVLTVSAPTQGLLTAERTMLNLVCHLSGIATATSAWVDAVEGTGAKIRDSRKTLPGLRALQKYAVRVGGGVNHRMGLGDAALIKDNHVAAAGSVVAALRAVRAAAPDIECEVEVDSLAQLDEVLAENVELVLLDNFPLWQTQIAVQRRDANAPATKLESSGGLTLDVAAEYAATGVDYLAVGALTHSVTVLDLGLDM; this is encoded by the coding sequence ATGGCCGACCACGCCCTTCCCGACGGGCTGGACTCCGGCGAGGTGCGGGCGCTCGTGCGCCTCGCCCTGGACGAGGACCTGCGGTACGGACCCGACGTGACGTCCTCGTCGACGGTCCCGGCCGACGCGGTCGCCAAGGCGTCCGTGGTCTCCCGCGCGCACGGCACCGTCGCCGGCCTCGACGTGGGACTGCTGGTGCTCGACGAGGTGATCGGGGCGGGCCGCTACGAGGTCCTCGACCGGGTGGCCGACGGCACCCGGATCACACCCGGCCGGGCGGTGCTGACGGTGTCGGCGCCCACGCAGGGCCTGCTCACCGCGGAGCGGACGATGCTCAACCTGGTCTGTCATCTGTCCGGCATCGCCACCGCGACGTCGGCGTGGGTGGATGCGGTCGAGGGCACCGGGGCGAAGATCCGCGACAGCCGCAAGACGCTGCCGGGGCTGCGTGCGCTGCAGAAGTACGCCGTCCGGGTGGGCGGCGGCGTCAACCACCGGATGGGTCTAGGCGACGCCGCGCTGATCAAGGACAACCACGTCGCCGCCGCAGGTTCGGTGGTCGCCGCGCTGCGGGCCGTCCGCGCCGCGGCGCCGGACATCGAATGCGAGGTGGAGGTCGACAGCCTCGCGCAACTCGACGAGGTGCTCGCCGAGAACGTGGAACTGGTGCTGCTCGACAACTTCCCGCTGTGGCAGACCCAGATCGCGGTGCAACGCCGCGACGCGAACGCCCCCGCCACCAAGCTGGAATCGTCGGGCGGTCTCACGCTGGACGTCGCGGCCGAGTACGCCGCGACCGGAGTCGACTACCTCGCGGTCGGTGCGCTCACCCATTCGGTGACCGTGCTGGATCTCGGCCTCGACATGTGA
- a CDS encoding L-aspartate oxidase yields the protein MSSPARGISWEERADLVVVGGGVAGLTAARTASLRGLTVLTVSKGGATDTATQYAQGGIAVVGDAVTDSVDSHVADTCEAGAGLCEEDAVRSIVSGGRDAVAALTDLGAVFDRGRDGTVSRTREGGHSTRRIIHAGGDATGAEVQRALGAAGLPVLFDSSAVRVLTDARGVTGVLADSPRGLGVIHTPAVLLATGGLGQLYACSTNPPGATADGIALALDAGAAVADLEFVQFHPTVLFTPGGLGRRPLISEAVRGEGAILVDANGDSVTAGVHPRGDLAPRDVVSRAIASRLRELGHDHVYLDARHLPGFAQRFPTVTASCLEAGIDPREQLIPVAPAAHYSCGGVVTDVDGRTAVPGLYAAGEVARTGLHGANRLASNSLLEGLVVGERAGAAAVERADLRVEAVDAGRRALPSAPRELVQQLMTGNASVVRDGAGLEAVAGALDAAPRTVPEGQTALEDTALTLTAAALVLAAGARTESRGCHTRSDYPETSDEWRRSTHVRLRDGELELLQPQLTGVL from the coding sequence GTGAGCAGCCCGGCCCGGGGGATTTCCTGGGAAGAGCGCGCCGACCTCGTCGTGGTGGGCGGTGGTGTGGCCGGACTGACGGCCGCACGCACCGCCTCGCTGCGCGGGCTCACCGTGCTCACCGTCAGCAAGGGCGGGGCGACGGACACCGCGACGCAGTACGCGCAGGGCGGCATCGCGGTGGTCGGTGACGCCGTCACCGATTCGGTGGATTCGCACGTCGCCGACACGTGTGAGGCCGGCGCCGGCCTGTGCGAGGAGGACGCCGTGCGGTCGATCGTGTCCGGTGGCCGCGACGCCGTGGCCGCGTTGACCGATCTGGGTGCGGTGTTCGACCGTGGCCGCGACGGCACCGTGTCCCGCACCCGCGAGGGCGGGCACAGCACCCGGCGGATCATCCACGCCGGCGGCGACGCCACCGGCGCGGAGGTGCAGCGCGCGCTGGGCGCGGCCGGTCTTCCGGTCCTGTTCGACAGTTCCGCGGTCCGCGTGCTCACCGACGCGCGCGGTGTCACCGGGGTGCTCGCCGACTCCCCGCGCGGACTCGGCGTGATCCACACACCCGCCGTTCTCCTGGCGACCGGCGGACTCGGGCAGTTGTACGCCTGCAGTACCAACCCGCCCGGCGCCACCGCCGACGGCATCGCCCTCGCACTCGACGCCGGCGCGGCCGTCGCCGACCTGGAGTTCGTGCAGTTCCACCCGACCGTGCTGTTCACTCCCGGAGGTCTCGGCCGGCGTCCGCTGATCAGCGAGGCCGTCCGCGGCGAGGGCGCGATCCTCGTCGACGCCAACGGCGATTCGGTGACCGCCGGTGTGCATCCGCGCGGCGACCTGGCGCCCCGCGACGTCGTGTCGCGGGCCATCGCGTCGCGGCTGCGGGAACTGGGACACGACCACGTGTACCTCGACGCCCGTCACCTGCCCGGGTTCGCGCAGCGGTTCCCGACTGTGACGGCGTCCTGCCTCGAAGCCGGGATCGACCCGCGCGAACAGCTGATACCGGTCGCGCCCGCCGCGCACTACTCGTGCGGCGGTGTGGTCACCGACGTCGACGGACGCACCGCGGTCCCCGGCCTCTACGCGGCGGGCGAGGTCGCCCGCACAGGGCTGCACGGCGCGAACCGGCTGGCCTCCAACAGTCTCCTCGAAGGCCTGGTGGTCGGCGAAAGGGCAGGCGCCGCGGCCGTCGAACGCGCGGATCTGCGCGTCGAGGCGGTCGACGCCGGCCGCCGCGCACTGCCGTCCGCGCCGCGGGAACTGGTGCAGCAGTTGATGACCGGCAACGCCTCCGTCGTCCGGGACGGCGCAGGCCTCGAGGCGGTCGCGGGCGCCCTGGACGCCGCGCCGCGCACGGTCCCCGAGGGGCAGACCGCGCTCGAAGACACCGCGCTGACCCTGACGGCGGCAGCGCTCGTGCTCGCCGCAGGCGCGCGCACCGAAAGTCGTGGATGCCACACCCGCAGCGACTACCCGGAGACGTCCGACGAGTGGCGCCGCAGCACGCACGTGCGCCTGCGCGACGGCGAACTCGAGCTTCTCCAACCCCAACTGACAGGAGTGCTGTGA
- the nadA gene encoding quinolinate synthase NadA: protein MTTTTLWAGTNPQIQDGPGGYAGVEASEEWAAEIKRLARERGATLLAHNYQLPAIQDVADHVGDSLALSRIAAEAPEDTIVFCGVHFMAETAKILSPAKTVLIPDERAGCSLADSITADQLREWKAEYPDAVVVSYVNTTAEVKGLTDICCTSSNAVDVVASIDPDREVLFLPDQFLGAHVKRVTGRKNMQIWAGECHVHAGINGDELTAQAKAHPGAELFVHPECGCATSALYLAGEGFVPEDKVKILSTGGMLDAARATGAKQVLVATEVGMLHQLRKAAPDVDFQAVNDRASCPYMKMITPAALLRCLLEGKDEVHVDLATAERARKSVQRMIEIGNPGGGE from the coding sequence ATGACGACCACGACGTTGTGGGCGGGTACCAACCCGCAGATTCAGGACGGTCCCGGCGGTTACGCGGGCGTCGAGGCGAGCGAAGAGTGGGCTGCCGAGATCAAACGGCTGGCCCGCGAGCGGGGAGCGACCCTCCTCGCGCACAACTACCAGCTGCCCGCCATCCAGGACGTGGCCGACCACGTCGGCGACTCGCTCGCGCTCTCGCGCATCGCGGCCGAGGCCCCGGAGGACACCATCGTGTTCTGCGGTGTGCACTTCATGGCCGAGACCGCGAAGATCCTCAGCCCCGCCAAGACGGTGCTGATCCCGGACGAGCGCGCGGGCTGCTCGCTGGCCGACTCGATCACCGCCGATCAGCTGCGTGAGTGGAAGGCCGAATACCCCGACGCCGTCGTCGTGTCGTACGTCAACACCACCGCCGAGGTGAAGGGTCTGACGGACATCTGCTGCACGTCGTCCAACGCCGTCGACGTGGTCGCGTCGATCGACCCCGACCGCGAGGTCCTGTTCCTGCCCGACCAGTTCCTCGGCGCCCACGTCAAGCGCGTCACCGGTCGCAAGAACATGCAGATCTGGGCGGGCGAGTGCCACGTCCACGCGGGCATCAACGGCGACGAGCTCACGGCGCAGGCGAAGGCGCACCCCGGTGCCGAACTGTTCGTCCACCCCGAATGCGGTTGCGCCACCTCCGCGCTCTACCTGGCCGGTGAGGGATTCGTGCCCGAGGACAAGGTGAAGATCCTGTCGACGGGCGGCATGCTCGACGCGGCCCGCGCCACCGGGGCCAAGCAGGTTCTCGTGGCCACCGAGGTCGGGATGCTGCACCAGCTGCGCAAGGCCGCGCCGGACGTCGACTTCCAGGCCGTGAACGACCGCGCGTCCTGCCCGTACATGAAGATGATCACCCCCGCGGCCCTGCTCCGCTGCCTGCTCGAGGGCAAGGACGAGGTTCACGTCGATCTCGCGACCGCCGAGCGTGCCCGCAAATCGGTGCAGCGGATGATCGAAATCGGAAACCCGGGCGGCGGCGAGTGA
- a CDS encoding NUDIX hydrolase, with translation MPNSNTTHEVLTAVFQVRHFPGYIDAGHSGDARHAGGTGELAVLLWQRALDPQAGAWSLPGGLLHENEDLTTSARRQLAEKVDVQEVSHLEQLSVFSDPKRVPGPRTIASTFLGLVPLPADPQLPPDTAWHPVSALPEMAFDHGTVVRHARTRLAAKLSYTNIAFGLAPDEFSMSTLREIYCAALGYQVDATNLQRVLGRRGVLTPTGNTAPSGRTGGRPAALYRFTDSTLRVTDEFAALRPPS, from the coding sequence ATGCCCAATAGTAACACCACGCATGAAGTGCTCACCGCGGTGTTCCAGGTTCGCCACTTCCCCGGGTATATCGACGCAGGTCACAGCGGTGATGCGCGTCACGCGGGGGGCACCGGAGAGCTCGCCGTGCTGCTGTGGCAACGAGCCCTCGATCCGCAGGCGGGCGCATGGTCGCTGCCCGGCGGACTCCTCCACGAAAACGAGGACCTCACGACGTCCGCGCGACGTCAGCTGGCCGAGAAGGTGGACGTGCAGGAGGTCTCGCACCTCGAGCAGCTGTCGGTGTTCAGCGATCCGAAGCGGGTGCCCGGACCGCGCACCATCGCGTCGACGTTCCTCGGGCTCGTTCCCCTGCCCGCCGACCCGCAACTGCCGCCGGACACCGCGTGGCACCCGGTGTCCGCGCTGCCCGAGATGGCGTTCGACCACGGCACCGTCGTCCGGCACGCCCGGACCCGCCTCGCGGCCAAGCTCTCCTACACCAACATCGCCTTCGGTCTGGCGCCCGACGAGTTCTCCATGTCGACGCTGCGCGAGATCTACTGCGCCGCACTCGGTTACCAGGTGGATGCGACCAACCTGCAGCGCGTCCTCGGACGCCGCGGGGTACTGACCCCCACCGGCAACACGGCACCGTCCGGCCGCACCGGCGGTCGCCCGGCCGCCCTCTACCGGTTCACCGACTCCACCCTGCGGGTGACGGACGAATTCGCGGCGCTTCGGCCGCCGAGCTGA
- a CDS encoding SDR family NAD(P)-dependent oxidoreductase has protein sequence MMNTDEAGTARGVVVVTAAGSEQGSRTAQELLDSGWCVAVTARTVAELARIMPGMSGHRLLAVAADPGDPRQVEQLLDRVLARFGGIDSVLGAESSVASAWRRRTSGEGEAAAA, from the coding sequence ATGATGAATACCGACGAAGCAGGCACGGCCCGCGGTGTCGTGGTGGTGACCGCTGCCGGCAGTGAGCAGGGCAGCCGTACCGCGCAGGAGTTGCTCGATTCGGGCTGGTGCGTCGCGGTCACCGCACGCACCGTCGCGGAGCTGGCCCGGATCATGCCGGGCATGTCCGGACACCGGCTGCTCGCGGTCGCCGCCGATCCGGGCGACCCCCGGCAGGTCGAGCAGCTGCTCGATCGCGTTCTCGCCCGCTTCGGCGGCATCGATTCGGTACTCGGCGCGGAGTCCTCGGTCGCGTCCGCGTGGCGGCGGCGCACCTCGGGGGAGGGCGAAGCGGCGGCCGCCTGA
- a CDS encoding TetR/AcrR family transcriptional regulator, with protein MSTAEQPYHHGSLRQVLLARAESTLEKDGVDGLSLRQLAREAGVSHAAPSKHFRDRQALLDALAESGFRRLTAALERAVDQADPHARSRFAALADAYVTFALAHRELLALMYGSKHAPGAAAELVDAGRAAMDLTVRIVADAQASDEIGPGDASRIALVAFATFHGIATLAAGGMLEDAPVDEVVTAASDTFWRGLARA; from the coding sequence GTGTCCACCGCCGAACAGCCCTATCACCACGGGAGCCTTCGTCAGGTGCTGCTCGCCCGCGCCGAGAGCACGCTCGAGAAGGACGGCGTCGACGGACTCTCCCTGCGGCAGCTCGCCCGGGAGGCCGGGGTCAGCCACGCCGCGCCCAGCAAGCACTTCCGCGACCGTCAGGCGCTGCTCGACGCTCTCGCCGAATCCGGATTCCGGCGCCTCACCGCCGCCCTCGAACGCGCGGTCGACCAGGCCGACCCCCACGCCCGCTCCCGCTTCGCGGCCCTCGCCGACGCGTACGTGACCTTCGCGCTCGCGCACCGGGAGTTGCTGGCCCTGATGTACGGCAGCAAGCACGCGCCCGGGGCCGCCGCCGAGTTGGTGGACGCGGGCCGCGCCGCCATGGATCTCACGGTCCGGATCGTCGCCGACGCCCAGGCCTCGGACGAGATCGGCCCCGGCGACGCATCGCGCATCGCCCTCGTCGCGTTCGCGACCTTCCACGGAATCGCGACGCTCGCCGCAGGCGGAATGCTCGAGGACGCCCCCGTCGACGAAGTCGTCACGGCCGCGTCGGACACGTTCTGGCGGGGCCTCGCCCGGGCCTGA